A single window of Salvia splendens isolate huo1 chromosome 8, SspV2, whole genome shotgun sequence DNA harbors:
- the LOC121745673 gene encoding uncharacterized protein LOC121745673, giving the protein MEVIEELASNDEGWSNERSKVHRVTSTTDHNPMSALSDKLDALTMKFDCMIMGKPSQEPQGSMEDVNYVNKGGNNRYYNNPHPNFHGGGYNQYGNTGHPNLSYENPNNALQPPPGFTVTDGVVNDPKKMTTEDILKSFMLQSNKLMEQNNQRMEKVEKDVQSILTHLKFVDTQLSQIAQAVSMNHKPGQFPGQPNENSKGCMAIHLRNGKTYEGPSLSETTKDAILEPKAVVAEKLKDIFRKVHVNIPLIEALQQMPKYGKFLKEVIAQKTSWGQVDTINLTENCSALPQRKLPAKLKDPRSFTVDCLIGGYKVEKALCDLARALI; this is encoded by the exons ATGGAAGTGATTGAGGAGCTCGCATCTAATGACGAAGGATGGAGCAACGAAAGGAGTAAGGTGCATAGAGTGACTTCTACTACAGATCATAATCCTATGAGTGCCCTATCCGACAAGTTGGATGCGTTGACCATGAAATTTGATTGCATGATAATGGGGAAACCTTCTCAAGAGCCCCAAGGAAGTATGGAGGACGTGAACTATGTGAATAAAGGGGGCAACAACAGGTACTACAATAATCCACACCCCAACTTTCATGGTGGAGGATATAATCAGTACGGGAACACGGGGCATCCTAATCTCTCTTATGAGAACCCCAATAATGCCCTGCAACCACCCCCAGGGTTCACGGTTACTGATGGAGTGGTTAATGATCCGAAGAAGATGACCACGGAAGACATACTCAAGTCTTTCATGCTACAGTCCAACAAGCTCATGGAGCAGAACAATCAAAGGATGGAGAAAGTTGAGAAAGATGTGCAAAGTATACTCACCCATCTGAAGTTCGTAGACACACAGCTGAGCCAGATTGCTCAGGCTGTGAGTATGAACCACAAGCCTGGGCAGTTCCCAGGCCAGCCAAATGAGAATTCGAAAGGATGTATGGCCATCCATCTGAGGAATGGCAAGACGTATGAAGGCCCATCTCTGTCTGAGACCACGAAGGACGCTATTCTTGAGCCTAAGGCTGTCGTGGCAGAGAAACTGAAGG ATATATTCAGGAAGGTGCACGTGAACATCCCACTGATTGAGGCACTACAGCAGATGCCGAAGTATGGGAAGTTTCTGAAGGAGGTGATAGCCCAGAAGACCAGTTGGGGGCAGGTAGACACTATTAATCTAACTGAAAATTGCAGTGCTCTGCCGCAAAGGAAACTGCCGGCCAAGCTGAAGGATCCTAGAAGTTTCACTGTCGACTGCCTCATTGGGGGCTATAAGGTGGAGAAAGCTCTCTGCGATCTAGCGCGAGCATTAATCTAA